Below is a window of Impatiens glandulifera chromosome 2, dImpGla2.1, whole genome shotgun sequence DNA.
atatgttttttcaaatttctcttatttaattaatgtaatcaCCAGaattatcattaataatttataatataataattattttattatttatattttaaatttaagctATTTTTCGATTTCGGTGCACCGCGAGTAAACTTACTCCCCGATCGGGACGGgatggtttatatttaaaatcccGTTGGAATCGGAACGGGACGAGGCTGGTAAATTCGAGACGGAGATAGTAATACGATTACACAAATCGAACCGCCCCAACGTCATCCCTTGAAGCCATTTgaactaaacaaaatattatttaaaaaagtatttatatttcgggaaattggacgaaatgaccctacaaATAAGGGAAATTGCCTCCGTGGTCACcagataattgaaattgatctggtgaccacttaattttttttggacgaaattacccttttcgcgtaacgcgaagggacttcgcgtttcgcgaagtgagacgctgtgaaaagtccagaatacccttactatataataaaatccggccatctttttttcatttcttttcttcttcttctctctcttcccttccgcttttctcctccttctctctaatctcGCCGGCGACGGAGTTCAACGGCGGCACtcaatgagctccacgacgagcacaagcactgtaacaattggtaagtttatgtatttcaagtttattgttgttcatttatgcattttcgaatcactgcgttgtttagggtttcatctgatgatacttcccgtttcgctaagtacttcccgtttcgctaagtacttcccgtttcgctaagtacttcccgtttcgctaagtacttcccgtttcgcgaagggtttccatttcacaatattaattatcccgtttcccatttttcttgcagccgaagttttcgttttctataatggagagtggaaagttgatgctaatggaatatggttttttgatgcctcttcaatcaaaacattggatttaccccaaagtactcgttatgctgaattaattgataaactccatgaaagacttcaagtgcagaaatctacctatgatttagtgctgcaagtgaagtatgatattccgaatatcacaaatcctaaacccgtttttattgaagatgatgaggatctgaacatatatttatcacgcttgattttgggtagaaccgtgtcaccattgtgtgtgtctgtagtagagaagtcacaatttactaaagaaaagataccactacttacctacccaactcaagaaagtattctCCCACAATTTACTCAGAAAATTGTACCAGAAGCTTTACCCTCGGAggtctttgttgaaagtaatgaagctggagataactctttgcctcacatcccacttactcaggacttgcatgcatCGATACCTACACCACATAGTGCGAGAAGAGCATCAACGGGTACAcctactagtgcaagaagatcatcattgggtacaccatgtagtgcaagaagatcatcatttggtacaccatcgacagacatatcaccgacagacatatcaccgacagacccctcatttgcgttggcgttaactactgaaactgtattggaagtcggtgccttgtttgaaaataaaaaagaactacaactgatgctatataaatatgcgatggctaatcattttgaattcaaggtggagaagtcaagaaaacatctttggtatgtgaaatgtttggatgagaaatgcaagtggagattgcgtgccgtgaaaggtaaattatctgagatgtttgagatccggaaattcgaccaacaacactcatgctcagttctaTCTAGgctagagaaaaaaatgcaaacaccagcatgggttattgggcagtgcgtgaagagtaagtatatggaccatcaccataatcacttgcctaagaaaataattgaagacatgcaggcaACTTATGGGgtaaatttgacttataataaggcttggagggctagggaaatggcattagtggcggtgcgaggaacggttgaggattcatatgaaaaattaccctcatacctatacatgttggagaagcataatcctggtaccataacagacatccaaacAGACGAGGTCgggcacttcaagtatatgttcatgtccctaggcctctctattaggggtttcaaagcattttgtcgtcccgtattgtgtgttgatgccagttttcttaagcacaaggtgggaggtcaactattggtggctattgcattagatgctaatgaacaattatatcctgtcgcattcggagttgttgattcagagaataataactcttggacttattttatgcaaaaattgagagaagcaattggattagttgatgatctcgtcttcgtatccgatagacacccaagcatcgccaatgccttatgtgctgtttttccagaagcataccacagtgcgtgcacatatcacataaagatgaatatcaacgcgaaattcaaaactgataattgtcatatggagtttgatatggcttctcgtgcgtacaccgtccacgaatttaatcgtttttttgacaagataagggttaaagataataggattgctgcctatttggaagaaattggatttcaaagatggagtagagcatttttccccggtaagcgatacaatcaactaacaagcaattatgctgagagttttaatagtcagagcagggaagccagaaagtaccccatttcctcaatggccgagtatttaagattgacaatacaagattggtttaatgagagaagagaaagagcgtccaaccaccaagaagtgttatctccaacatatgaaaagtggttacgtgagggattcgagaaggctagattctatacagtatcatcgcttaaccgattcgagttttatgtgcatgacaatgagtctcattttaaagtcaatttgaaagacatgaactgcacttgtagggtatttgaagtttctggtcttccttgtactcatgcactggctgctgcccgtcaccgcaatttggtttgttatgacttttgttcaaggtattattcagctcacatgttcaatctatttaaccaattgtttaatcgttttattttccattcttacagatattacacaactgaatcttggatgaatgcatatgcggagacatgttaccctgctggtgatgaagacgattgggatattcccgaaatgatcaaggaacgcgtatgtctaaaaccacctgtcaaggttaagaaagggcgcccacaaacaaagcgtaggtcatctcaAGGTGAGGTACGTAAGGctccgagacgatgcagctcatgtggtggactaggacataatagggccacatgcaaagcagtcatgcctgctccatctactgcaaaagcatcatcatctaagcatcATGACTCTTCTTCTCAACAgcacgagccatcatctcaacaatatgagcctttagattgattgggataagttgtataagtgttttggataagttgtattatgaTAAGTTGTACTCAGATAAGTTGTACttggataagttgtattatgataagttgtactcggataagttgtaatcggataagttgtaatcggataagttgtaatcTGTATGTTGTATCTAGTTTATCTGTGTACTGAAggagtacttaacgcttcgctaagtacttaacgcttcgttaagcgCTTCGTTAAGTAAATCTTGGTTTAAGTGAGTTTAAGTTAGTTACTTGGTACATTGATTTATATGTTCAATTCTATGGTTTTTAAATATCAGACTACCAACCAACCAGACTACATTAAAActacaaatatttaaacatgAAATGTAACTTAAGTTGAAGTTCTACCCAAAAAGTAATACAAGTTCAGAATACATAAGCACAAGTCAAGTTCTatccaaaaatcaataaacgattacaatacaaactaaggttctgtaatttgatgaaataaccggaCCGCCATCTTTTGTCGAAAAAACTCCATTTCATTGGAAGTCACCTTCTCTACACCTAAACCAGCAGTCAAGTATTCCATGTGCATAAGCATAAATACACCACAATCCCCACTTTCTGCTGCTCTAGGGACTTCCCCTTTTTTGGCGACTGCATTTTTGACTGGGTGTGGCAACCTTTTATATGTCAGTTTCTGGAAATTTAAATTAGGATACCGTTGTAGCTCAGCATCACTGGCTCCCATTGCATATATTCGTGGAAACATCTCACACAAAGGTCTCATGTATGGATCGAGATTCCTATAAATACTCGAGTCGCAGTCATAAACGTCAATGTGATTATCTTGTACACGAACGACGCACAGTACCCAATGTTTGTTGCCAATGTTCAAAGGCACGTAAATATCGTCTACTAGTGGCCATTCTGGCATATGTCTATGAGGCGCTCCCCAGAAGTACTGAGAAAAGACGTCTGCTATTGGAAATTTTTCAGGATCTTTTTTATAGTTCGGGTACTCTCGCCTCATCATATCTGCTAATAAGAAATCCCCTATTGATACTTTACAatgtttatatgtcttgggatattGCTCAATCCTTTTGCGCAACAAGTGGCAGACTGCGTCGATTTCCTACAAAATGGGGGAAAAGGCAGCATATATCAAAAACCTTATTCAtaagttaaagaattaatatgaaataCAAGACTTACaggatctttaagccatgtgcactttgttagaactctaacaaacaaCTTCTTTCGTGCTTCGCAAGTAAACACAGTCTTTGTCTCGTCATTGGTAGCTTCATCTTTCAACCAATTCTGTAATTGAACcaacaactcatcatcaaatttttgaaggggattgaTAGTTAATGGATCATTCGTCTTTGGctgttttgacaaagaagggttggtgtagtcttcatctttcttctgcttcctcactctttttttgggaactactcctttaggtggagtgttgtataattggaaatcatcatcatcgttctcATCATTCCCATCCCTCGAATCTTTCCCATCCTTCCCATCGTTCTCATCCTTCCCATCCGTGGCatccttctcaaccttgactttcttctcaaccttccCAACCTTGAGTTTAACCTTCCCAACCTTggctttcttctcaaccttctcaaccttgaccttatccttctttttctcaattatttcttgcATCATATCGGAGAGCaacatctccccaccatccaccttcacatcattcacaatctccccaccatccaccttcacatcattcacaatctccccaccatccaccttcacattatTCTCAGTCTCGTCCACCTTCACCACACTATCCTCCGCCTTCCTATCCTGCAAAAATAGAATAACAGTGTGGTCAAcgtttacttcccgaaacaTTAGACTTCGCTAATCAAAACTTACCTCAGTTTTATCCTCCTCCTTCacactctcctcctccaccttcctatccttcatctccatctcattcgtcatcatctcctccaccttcccatcctgcaaaaagaaaacaacagtgtggtcaacgtttacttcccgaaacaacatttgacTTCACTAAGTAAAACTTACCTCAGttatatcctccaccttctcactctcctcctccacctttccatccttcatctccatgtcattcgtcttcatctcctccacattcccttcctgcaaaaataatacaacagtgtggtcagcgtttacttcccgaaacaacatttgacTTCACTAAGTAAAACTTACCTCAGttatatcctccaccttctcactctcctcctccacctttccatccttcatctccatgtcattcgtcttcatctcctccacattcccttcctgcaaaaataaaacaacagtgtggtcagttaagaacaacaaaagataagtacttagcgaagcgttaagtacttaacgaagcgttaagtacttagcgaagcgttaagtacttaacgaagcgttaagtacttagcgaagcgttaagtacttagcgaagcgttaagtacttagcgaagcgttaagtacttagcgaagcgttaagtacttaacgaagcgttaagtacttaacgaagcgttaagtacttaacgaagcgttaagtacttaacgaagcgttaagtacttaacgaagcgttaagtacttaacgaagcgataAGTATCTTTATCTTACCTCAGTCTTGCCCTTCTTTTCCaatttactcttcttcttcttcttcttcctctcctcctccatattatctaatttgattattaacgTGGCCATCCTTTGGTTGGATTTGGCTAATAACTGTTCGCACATACTAACAACCAACTTTTTCATATAAGCCTTGTGATTTGTTTGAGTTTCTTCGTAAGCTGTTTTCATCTCTTTGAGCTCCTCCTTCACCTCTTTGATGAGCTCCTCCTTCAGCGCTTTTACCTCCTCTTTCAGCTcttcacatttacatccaacagaagATGTTGGAGGTAATCCAGGACTAGTAGCGGATGGGGGGCTAGGAATGTTGGCAGGACtagattcataagcaagcttcctcttcaggtTTACGGCTTCTTTGAGATTAAGCGCAGCCTTTCTCTTCCGGGTGTTTGGTTTGGAAGTAGGTTCTTCATGTTCATCCTCAGGTTCACTTCcctcctcttcatcatcataatcctccttcactaacttcccttctgtaaatccctcaaaaaattcatcagttgactcatctatttgttcaaagtcctcaccattgtataacctcttctccatggaggactcttccatctcagtcagatCCGTTGTCTCCAGGGCAGTCTTTATCTCGATCAAGGTGttcttcctgttggaatgatagactaacaaccttgggcgtagaggatcattaagctcattctttctagcaaatttaggaacaaaacctttgatgacctcatatgtccacacttgaaatgccagtgcaaacccataaatgttataagcaaaaggagcataaggatcagtactcttttccttcttcttcttataatatttgtgactgagatgtctcatgttcttgttcaaacccttgagggtggctctgAAGGTCACCTTCCCCCAAGGAAATCGGAGGAAACTTTCCTCGTCTTCGACCATGTGGAGGATTTTGGCAAATACCaccctccttgggtcaaatgaaaataggtactggcaaatcaagcataccagccccatcttccagGCATCTTCCTTATCTCTACATTTCAAAAAAACAGTCTCCAAGTCTTGCATTACTACACTCGtcttccctttaaaatattttaccaacagaggtggacaacctcggcattcttcttcgttcacctcaggaaaccttccgaagtttaggcccgtcaccaaggcgtactctttcataccaaacacaagttcttgcccattgatattgaaagtaatctccttggaggttgaggttaccctcctaagcaacatgtgatgtacaatagttcctgagaactgcaacaCTGGCGCAGAGACTATATATCTGAATTGGGTATTGTACACCTTCTCCACACGATCCATTTCCTCAAACTTCATAACAATCTTCTTAAGGCAGAGGGCGCTTTTCCAAGAAATCCGTCCAGGGAAATCAGGAACGgtggtttctgccatctacaaaaggaacaacaacaaaaatgtaagatCATATACATAGACCACATcaaacgttaagtacttaacgaagcgttaagtacttaacgaagcgttaagtacttaacgaatccctaaaccagaaacaataaccaacaaCCAGAAACAAACATGCAAATATAATGCAATAATCAATAACCAGAAACAAACATTAAACGCTAAACCTAACCAATATTAAACCAATAAACTGAAACAGCCAAAACCCCTAAAACTAAACATGCAAATATGAAAACCCATAACCAAAAAAAGACATGCAACAACCAAACTAAAACTAACCTGAGATTTATGGGGAATCAATGATAGAGAGGGAGGACACGAGGGGGACGGGCAGATCGGCCTTGTCAATGTCTTCTTCAGTGTGACGGTTGTAGAGAGAGAGGAATCGAGAGGATAGAAGAgggaaaatggaagaaatgaatgtccaaatgttttattttttaaaatatatggtatgGCGCGTGCATATACGCGCACCTCTTCGTCTTCCTACGCGCGCGTGcagaagcgttaagtacttaacgaagcgttaagtacttaacgatgcgttatgtacttagcgaagcgttaagtacttaacgaagcgttaagtacttaacgcttcgctaagtacataGCGcatcgttaagtacttaacgcttcgttaagtaactagcagaaacgatatcatctgcaaatatcatcacagccaaaagaacaatcaataagatgaacaaactaataaaccaaaatgaacaaatatgaacatatatgaacaaatataacccaatatgaacaaatatgattcaatatgaaccaatattaaccaatatcaccaaaaagaacatatttagggttagggtttcatgaagaaatacaaataataacataaatctgttatataaacatagatTCGGGGATTAGGTTGCTTATCTTGTCGATTTATGCTTGAGGGCTCGCCGTCGCCGGAGTTTACGCCGCCGGCGACAAACTCAGGAGGAAAGAAAgcatgagagagaaagaaaatgagagaaatgaaaaaatttgagtatatatatcaagactgtttcacttcgcgaaacgcgaactcccttcgcgttacgcgaaaagggtaaattagtccaaaaaaaaataagtggtcatcagatcaaaaattattaaaaattaccaCGGATGCAAATAGGCCTATTTGTAGGGTCATTTAGTCCAATTTCTCTATATTTCTATCTTAACTAGTTatactgatttttctaaaaaaaaaaaaaaagaaagaaagaaagtgtTTGTGATGTTTGGTTAAGAAGATGGCTAAAAGGTTCAGTATACACAACTTTAAAGTATATTTGATACTTCAAAATAGTTAGTAGACTATTTAATGTTAACGTAAAGTTTAAGGGCGATTTCAAAACTTTAGACAATTGATGAACCAGACGttatgggaaatttgatggaataaccctcataagagggttattTCCACTTTTAACatgtgattaataaatttatcatttttgacccaaggcaaaaggtcagttttaccctttattaaaaaaaaaaaaaaaaattcagtaaGTGAGTGCGCATTTCAGTTACTGAAATGTCACTTTCTTCTCCATTTCCCTCCTCTCCACCAACCGTCCTTTCCCcgtccttccttcatcatcatcaacgcTTCCTTCATCaaggttcttcatcatcaagcttccttcatcatcaagcttccttcatcatcaacggaTCCTTCCTTCATCATCGACGATCGTCTTCAACATTCAGGTTAGACGTTCGTCCTTTTAGGGTTTTGTTGTTTAGAGTCTAGGATGTAGGTTAGGTCATGGAATAATGGTTTTAGAGCTTGGCTGATATGTTTTACAGTGAAATATACATCCGAAGAAGGTGAcgaaggcgacagtgcatctgtcgcagacgatagtgcatctgtcgcagacgacagtgcatctgtcgcagacgacagtgcatctgtcgcaggcgggaaatgcatctgtcgcaggcgacagttcatctgtcgcaggcgacagttcatctgtcgcatgcgacagatgcactgtcgtctgcgacagatgcactgtcgcctgcgacagatgcattttcctccttgcattttcctccttgcaaTTAACACTGACTGGTCACTGTCACTGacttctttgaatttttttcaattgcagaTCACATGAATGTTGGTGTTTTTCTACTCTTTGATGGAGACTGGAAAACTGATGATTGTGGGGTTAGTTCTTTTGTCTCAAGTTCGTGTCGTGGTGTGAATGTACCCCGAAATGCTACATATGAAGAGTTAGCTTCAATTGTCTATAATTCTATTGGTGTGGACAAACTAAGATATGACTTAGTGTTCAAGGTAAAGTATAATATGCTAATGATCAATTCTCCTCCTGCAACAATCATTGGAGATAGCGATGTGGCATTCTAATTACAAGAACTCTCGTCTTCACTGCCCAATCATCGCGCCCCGCTATGTGtctccttagtagagaagtcaataccttcaactcaacaaagtgaaagaccagaaaatgacatatttgagcagcaagatatcTTACCAAGGCATCGAGATgtgtttgagcagcaagatgtattcccaagtcaacaagatgtattcccaagacaacaagatgtatctgagcagcaggatgtgtttgagcagcaagatgtattcccaagtcaacaagatgtattcctaaggcaacaagatgtatctgagcatgtgtttgagcagcaggatgtgtttgagcagcgagatatatttgagcagcaagatgtttttgagcagAGAGATGTATGTGAGGAGCAAAATGTTTTTGAGCCGGAAAATGTCTTCCCAAGTCAACCAAGCACTTCCCATGTTAGGAATACATTCAGCCATACTGAGGGAACCAAGCACTACTTCTCATATGAACCACTCGAGATCGAAACTCCTGCtccattaattgaaaattcattggaagtgggtacgttctttgataacaaaaaagaaatacaattgaGGTTGCATAGACATGCGATGTCTAATCACTTTGTCCTTAAAGTGGTGAAGTCAACAAAAAATCTTTGGTTTGTAAAATGCATGGCTGAGAACTGCAAGTGGAAATTGCGTGCTATGAAAGGAAAATTctcggagatgtttgagatcagaaaatttgtaaaagaacacacatgctcaattttgacgagACAAGACAATGTGAGGCAAGCACCATCATGGGTAATTGCGGAGTGTATCAAACGTaaatacatggaccatcaccatgaccacatgcctaaaaaaataatggaagacatgcatacaAGTTATGGGTTAACTTTGacatataataaggcttggaggtcaaGGGAAAAGgccttaatggcggtgcgaggaactgtggaGGATTCCTATGGTGAATTGCCATCCTACCTGTTCATGTTGCAGAAGAAGAACCcaggtaccataactgacatccagacggatgaggaaggacacttcaggtatatgttcatgtctttAGGGGtttcaattaggggtttcatagGATGTTGTCGTCTTGTATTGTGCATCGATGCCAGCTTCCTTAAGCATAAAGTTGGAGGTCAACTACTGGTTGCGATAGCATTGGATGCGAACGAGCAACTATATCCCGTTGCTTTTGGTGtcgttgattcagagaataataactcttggacatatttcatgcaacaactaAGATTGGCAATTGGATCAGTCCCGGATCTCGTCTtcatatccgatagacacccaagtattgccAACGCCTTGTCCgcggtttttccagaagcacatcacggggcatgcacataccacatcaaaatgaatataatggccaaatttaaaactgataactgtcatgttgagtttgatttggcttctcgtgcatACACCGAGACCACGTTTCAgaagcattttgacaagatcagaaCTAAAAACCCTAGGATTGCTCAATATTTGGAACAAATTGGagtggagagatggagtcgtgctttTTTCCCCGGTtcgcgatacaatcaaatgacaagtaattacgctgagagttttaatagtcagtgcagagaagctaggaaatatcccataacaacattagctgactatttaagattcacaatacaagattggttttatcatagaagagaaaaatcatCCAACCACAACGAACATTTATCtccatattatgaaaagttattacgtgaggaAGGTGAAAATGCTAGATTCTACAGTGTTTATCCACTTAATCGATTTCAGTTCCATGTGCATGACggtgaatttgattttcaagttgacttcAAGGGTCGAACAtgtacttgtagggtatttgatgtatccggtcttccttgtacgcatgccctAGCTGCTGCCCGTTTCCGGAAATCGGTTCCATATGAGTTGTGCGCAAGGTTAGAGAATTTTTGTTCCATAAGTTATGTTCAATTTATGTTGTGTTGAATATATGTTATGTTGAATTTATGTTATCACTGTATAATTTTGCAGGTTTTACTCAACTGAATCGTGGTGCATGGcttatgcggagacatgttatccagtTTTTCAACATAATGAAGCTTGGGACATTCCCGAACATATCAAGAAACGAGTCTGCCTAAAACCCCCCGTGAAGATTAAGAAAGGACGACCAACAACAAAACGTAGATCATCACAAGGTGAGGTTCGTAAAGAACGGAGACGGTGTGGCTCATGTGGCGGTCTAGGTCATAACAGAGCAACATGCtcagcagtgatgcctgcaccatctactgcaagacCTTCACAATCAAGTGCCCAATCTACACAACCTTCACAATCAAGTGCCCAATCTTTGGCATGAAactgttttagggttttgatcaaaccgtttttgtatGTACATCAAactgttttagggttttgatcaaactgtttttggGGTAGGATTTTGATCATCTGTTTTTGGGGTAGGGTTTTGATCATCTGTTTTTGGGGTAGGGTgttgatcaaactgttttttGGGTAGGGTTTTGATCATCTTCATATTTCATCTGTTTAAGTGTTGTCATCTGTTGTGTTGTCAAAGAGAAATAGCAGGATTGATTTCAGGAATGCAggaatgcatctgtcgcaggacAAATAGAAGTAGCAGggatgcatttcccgcctgcgacagatgcaccgtcgcctgcgacagatgcaccgtcgcatgcgacagatgcatttcatttatgttttgtgcttaattatatatatatatatatatactatattatatttgaattcaaaatagcaAACTACattacattcaaaaataaatacataaggtttacattcaaaaataaatacataaggtTTACATTCAAGTCAGAATAATTAAACTTGACTCTTCATAGCCCTTTCCATAAGACCAAAGTGATTAAACTTGTCCTTGGTCTTTAACAAGCAGGTGCAAGTAGATTTCCATTAAACACGTCCAGGAAAGTTCTCAATTACAGTTTTGTTTTTACATTTGgttggtgccatctgcaaaaaatcaataagtcagaataatgaaagtaaataccactaatttaaaggaaatatgacatttttcgaagacgacagtgcatctgtcgcaggcgacagtgcatctgtcgca
It encodes the following:
- the LOC124925078 gene encoding uncharacterized protein LOC124925078: MAVRGTVEDSYGELPSYLFMLQKKNPGCCRLVLCIDASFLKHKVGGQLLVAIALDANEQLYPVAFGVVDSENNNSWTYFMQQLRLAIGSVPDLVFISDRHPSIANALSAFHVHDGEFDFQVDFKGRTCTCRVFDVSGLPCTHALAAARFRKSVPYELCARFYSTESWCMAYAETCYPVFQHNEAWDIPEHIKKRVCLKPPVKIKKGRPTTKRRSSQGEVRKERRRCGSCGGLGHNRATCSAVMPAPSTARPSQSSAQSTQPSQSSAQSLA